The Chthoniobacterales bacterium genome includes the window ACCGGCCGCGCCGGAGACCCGCGCTGCCGTTGTGCCGGTGCGCGACCGTCATCTGCGCTTCAACGGGCGATGGAATTATTCGCCGGCTCCCGAAGTCCACAACGATATCGCGATCAAGCCGCGCTACGAACTTTTCATCGGCGGAAAATTCGTGAAGCCCTCGTCGGGCAAGTATTTCCCGTCGGTCAATCCCGCCACCGAAAAGCAGCACGCCGAAATCGCGCAGGGCACCGCAGCCGACGTGGACAAGGCGGTCAAGGCTGCCCGCCGCGCCTACGAAAAAACGTGGGGCAAGATGCCCGGACGCGAACGCGGCAAATATCTTTTCCGCATCGCGCGCCTCTTGCAGGAAAAAATCCGCGACCTCGCCGTGATCGAGTCGCTCGATGGCGGCAAAACGATCCGTGAAAGCCGTAACATCGATCTGCCGCTGGTCGCCGCGCACTTCTTCTACCACGCGGGGTGGGCGGATAAGCTCGATTACGCTTTTCCCGGACGCAAACCGCAACCGCTCGGCGTGGCCGGCCAGATCATCCCGTGGAATTTCCCGCTGCTCATGGCCGCGTGGAAACTCGCGCCCGCGCTCGCTTGCGGCAACACCTGCGTGCTCAAGCCGGCCGAGACGACCTCGGTCACGGCCATGCACCTCGCCGAAATCCTCGCGGAGGCTGATCTGCCCGAAGGTGTGGTCAATATCGTCACAGGCTTTGGCGACGCCGGTGCGGCCATCGTCAATCACCCGGACATCGACAAGCTGGCTTTCACCGGTTCGACCGAAGTCGGCAAGATCATCGCCAAGTCGGTCGCTGGCACGCGCAAGAAGCTGACCCTCGAACTCGGCGGCAAGGCGGCCAACATCATTTGCGAGGATGCTCCGATCGACCAAGCGATCGAAGGAATCATCCAGGGTATCTATTTCAACCAAGGCCACGTCTGCTGCGCCGGTTCGCGTCTCTTTGTGCAGGAGGGCATCGTCGAACCGGTTATCCGTCGCTTGCGCAACCGTCTCGCTTCGCTGCGGGTGGGGGATCCGCTCGACAAGAACACCGACATCGGCGCGATCAACAGCCGCGAGCAACTCGGCAAGATCCGTGAATTGGTCGAGAGCGGCAAAAAAGAAGGGGCCGAACTTTACCAACCGCCCTGCAAGCTTCCGTCGAAAGGATTTTTCTACGCGCCGAGTTTCTTCACCGGCGTGACCGACTCGCACCGCATCGCGCAGGAAGAAATTTTCGGTCCCGTGCTCAGCGTGATGACCTTCCGCACTCCGGAAGAGGCTCTCGAGCGCGCCAACAACACGCCTTACGGATTGAGTGCCGGCGTGTGGACGGACAAAGGTAGCAAAGTTTTCAAACTCGCCACGAAACTTCGCGCCGGCGTCGTCTGGGCCGAGACCTACAACAAGTTTGATCCGGCCAGTCCGTTCGGCGGCTACAAAGAAAGTGGCTTCGGCCGCGAAGGTGGCAAGCAGGGGTTGTTGTCTTATTTGGACATCGGCTGATCCGGTCAGCCCTCGTCCATCTTGGCGGCTTTTGTCCGGAACGCATCGCCGAGCCACCAGCTGAGCCCGCGAATGGCCAGGGCCGCCCATGCCAAGGGATGTTTGTCCAACTGCTTGGCGACCTGCTCGGTAAAATCGGTCTCCGGCTTCTTCTCGGTTCCCCAGATCTTCACCGTGCACCAGTGCATCCCGTTTTCCTGTTTGGCGAAAACGGATTTCGTTGCATCCGGCAGCCAGCGCAAGGAAGAGGCTGGAAGCCCGGCATAGACCGTGCCGGAAAGGTGGCCCTTGGCATCCACGCGGACCGATCCCCGCAATCCGGCGAACTCACCCGCCGCCACGTCGATGTTGTCGATGAGCACCTCGTTCCGCGTTTGTTTCCAGTCCAACTTCGCGCGCGTGACCTTGAGGTTGTTGTAGCGGGGATCTTTGAGGAATCGTGAGAGAAATTTCTGGAAATCGAAATCCTTCAGCGCCGCGCCGGTGAGTTCCAAGGATCCGCCGCCGCGTCCGGCGAGCAAGTTGGTGCCGCGCCATGACCAATCCACGCGACCGGACAACTCGCCGCGCAGTCCTTCCGCGATCTTGGCGGGCAGATACGCGTCGATGGGGATGCGCGAAGCATTGAGCGAAACGCTGGCCGTGTCTGTCGCCATATTCCATGTTCCGCCGCCGGTCAGATCGATCTGCTCGCGCCCGTTCACATTAAGATTGCTCACGCTGAAAACGTCGCCGGCCAGCGCGTAATCGAGGGCCACGCGGCGGAAAACCAAACGGCGCAGCGACGGATTCCTCGCGTGCTCTGCCAAACGGTCGAGGTAATCCCAGTTTGCGATGAGGGCATCGTCCACCCGCAACGATCCGCCGCCCTTGGCGTTGCCGCCGCTGGTGTCCGTCTCGTAGTTGAGGCTACCGGAAAGCTTGCCGCTGAGGATGCGGGCGATGTCGGACGGAAGGAACGGGCGCAGGTCGAGCGTGGTGATCTCCGCCTTGGCGCGGATGCTTTTGTCCGCATGCTGCCCGAGGCGGGCGGAAACAAACAAATTGCTCTGCGCGCTCTGCGGTTCGCGCAGGTAGATATTGCCGATGTCGATGAAATCGTGGGTCACGTAGACCTCGAGGGCGTCGATGGCCATGTCGGGATAGCCGCGATATTGCAACCGGCCGTTGCGACCGAAGTATTTGAAATTCTTGCCGATCATCATGGCGCCGACCTGCAGATTGGCGCCGCGCACCGTTTGTGCGCCCACAGGCAGCTCGATGCTCATGTCCGGGCACTCGATCCAGCCGCAAGTGAACTGCGACGGCAGGAAAAACGCATACCAGGGCTTGGGCGGAATGACCGGGTCTTGGGCCTTGAGTTTGTTGTCGGGCGTGACCACGCGGAAATCAGCCTTCTCGAT containing:
- a CDS encoding aldehyde dehydrogenase family protein, with protein sequence MTTKSKKLASRATAPAAPETRAAVVPVRDRHLRFNGRWNYSPAPEVHNDIAIKPRYELFIGGKFVKPSSGKYFPSVNPATEKQHAEIAQGTAADVDKAVKAARRAYEKTWGKMPGRERGKYLFRIARLLQEKIRDLAVIESLDGGKTIRESRNIDLPLVAAHFFYHAGWADKLDYAFPGRKPQPLGVAGQIIPWNFPLLMAAWKLAPALACGNTCVLKPAETTSVTAMHLAEILAEADLPEGVVNIVTGFGDAGAAIVNHPDIDKLAFTGSTEVGKIIAKSVAGTRKKLTLELGGKAANIICEDAPIDQAIEGIIQGIYFNQGHVCCAGSRLFVQEGIVEPVIRRLRNRLASLRVGDPLDKNTDIGAINSREQLGKIRELVESGKKEGAELYQPPCKLPSKGFFYAPSFFTGVTDSHRIAQEEIFGPVLSVMTFRTPEEALERANNTPYGLSAGVWTDKGSKVFKLATKLRAGVVWAETYNKFDPASPFGGYKESGFGREGGKQGLLSYLDIG